A stretch of the Janthinobacterium sp. B9-8 genome encodes the following:
- a CDS encoding FxDxF family PEP-CTERM protein — translation MKLLKTLLVSTFFVAAGLSQAAVIPVQIDFDSDGDASSAFQVKGSVNKTFTFELAEQSVLNSWWTVRQTIANSSTISYLNGTLTSLSNPNTPISLGGKGSLSDAAGVKEINEHAAPFTLAAGKYLISFAGLATAGYKGTGTLTMNAAPVPEPETYALMGLGLVALLARRRKTA, via the coding sequence ATGAAACTACTTAAAACACTGCTAGTCTCTACTTTCTTTGTAGCTGCAGGTTTATCTCAGGCTGCCGTTATACCTGTACAAATTGACTTCGATAGTGATGGTGATGCCTCATCTGCTTTTCAAGTAAAAGGTAGTGTGAACAAAACATTCACTTTTGAACTGGCTGAACAATCAGTGTTAAATAGCTGGTGGACAGTACGTCAAACGATCGCTAACAGCTCAACAATTAGCTACCTTAATGGCACGCTTACTTCGCTAAGCAACCCAAACACCCCAATTTCTTTGGGTGGCAAAGGCTCGCTAAGTGACGCCGCTGGTGTGAAAGAAATTAATGAGCACGCAGCACCGTTTACCTTAGCTGCAGGCAAGTACTTAATCAGCTTTGCTGGCCTTGCAACGGCAGGCTACAAAGGTACGGGTACACTGACAATGAACGCAGCACCGGTTCCAGAGCCAGAAACCTACGCGCTGATGGGTCTGGGTCTGGTTGCCCTGCTTGCTCGTCGTCGTAAAACAGCTTAA
- the rfaE2 gene encoding D-glycero-beta-D-manno-heptose 1-phosphate adenylyltransferase: MSQYPRPSFEQKICPPEQLAARLAGLPRPLVFTNGCFDILHRGHVTCLAQARALGAGLIVAINTDASVKRLGKGDDRPVNHTEQRAAVLAALECVSLVTWFDADTPLDLILAVRPDVLVKGGDWVPEQIVGSQQVLEWGGSVHSIPFLFATSTTETIKRIRQSS; the protein is encoded by the coding sequence ATGTCCCAATATCCTCGTCCTTCATTTGAACAAAAAATCTGCCCACCAGAGCAATTAGCCGCTCGATTAGCAGGTTTGCCGCGTCCGCTGGTGTTTACCAATGGCTGCTTTGATATTTTGCATCGTGGCCACGTTACATGCTTGGCACAGGCTCGTGCTCTGGGTGCTGGCTTGATCGTGGCGATTAATACCGATGCGTCGGTAAAGCGCCTTGGCAAGGGCGATGACAGGCCAGTGAATCATACCGAGCAGCGTGCTGCCGTGCTGGCTGCGCTGGAGTGTGTGAGTCTGGTAACGTGGTTTGATGCCGATACCCCGCTGGATCTTATTTTGGCCGTGCGCCCGGATGTGCTGGTCAAAGGTGGCGATTGGGTGCCCGAGCAGATTGTGGGCAGCCAGCAGGTGCTGGAATGGGGCGGCAGTGTGCATTCTATTCCCTTCTTATTT
- the cpsG gene encoding phosphomannomutase CpsG, whose translation MTKLTCFKAYDIRGQLGTELNTDIAYRIGRAYGQLLKPKRIALGGDVRLTSEELKQALANGLMDAGSDVIDLGMTGTEEVYFAAFHLDVDGGIEVTASHNPLDYNGMKLVKRGAVPISGDTGLRDIQLLAESADFAPIAQRGSSSSLSILDAYIEHLMGYVNLSALRPLKIVLNSGNGAAGHVVDALEAKFKAAQVPVEFIKVHNQPDGTFPHGIPNPLLPENRADTANAVIANGADLGIAWDGDFDRCFLFDERGDFIEGYYIVGLLAEAFLQKNPGQKIIHDPRLTWNTVDVVQAAGGVAIQSKTGHAFIKERMRLEDAVYGGEMSAHHYFRDFAYCDSGMIPWLLVIELMSRREQKLSAMVEQRIAAYPSSGEINRKLVDAKAAIARVCAAYQSDALIVDTTDGISMEYADWRFNLRSSNTEPVVRLNVESRADMALMQKHTEAILQLLDA comes from the coding sequence ATGACTAAATTAACGTGTTTCAAAGCCTACGATATCCGCGGCCAGCTTGGCACTGAGCTCAATACCGATATCGCTTATCGTATTGGCCGCGCTTATGGCCAACTGCTCAAACCTAAACGTATTGCACTGGGTGGCGATGTTCGTTTGACCAGTGAAGAGCTAAAGCAAGCGTTGGCTAATGGCCTGATGGATGCCGGTAGCGATGTGATTGATTTAGGCATGACCGGTACCGAAGAAGTTTATTTTGCTGCGTTTCATCTGGATGTGGATGGCGGGATTGAAGTGACAGCCAGCCATAATCCGCTGGATTACAACGGCATGAAGCTGGTGAAGCGCGGTGCAGTGCCGATTAGCGGCGATACTGGCCTGCGTGATATTCAGCTCTTGGCTGAATCGGCTGATTTTGCACCGATTGCTCAGCGCGGCAGCAGCAGCTCGCTGTCTATTCTAGATGCCTATATCGAGCATCTGATGGGTTATGTGAATCTATCTGCCTTGCGCCCATTAAAAATTGTTTTGAATTCAGGTAATGGCGCAGCAGGCCATGTGGTGGATGCACTGGAGGCTAAATTTAAAGCGGCCCAAGTACCGGTTGAGTTTATTAAAGTGCACAACCAGCCGGATGGCACTTTCCCACATGGTATCCCTAACCCGCTTTTGCCAGAAAACCGTGCAGATACAGCCAATGCAGTCATTGCAAATGGGGCTGATTTGGGAATTGCTTGGGATGGTGATTTTGATCGTTGCTTCTTGTTTGACGAGCGCGGCGATTTTATCGAGGGTTATTACATCGTTGGCCTTTTGGCAGAAGCCTTCTTGCAAAAGAACCCTGGGCAAAAAATCATTCATGATCCGCGTTTAACTTGGAATACCGTCGATGTGGTGCAAGCTGCGGGCGGGGTAGCGATCCAAAGTAAAACCGGCCATGCCTTTATTAAAGAGCGGATGCGCTTGGAGGACGCGGTGTATGGTGGCGAAATGAGCGCTCATCATTACTTCCGCGATTTTGCCTATTGCGATAGCGGCATGATTCCGTGGCTATTGGTGATTGAGCTGATGAGTCGTCGCGAGCAAAAATTGTCCGCCATGGTGGAGCAGCGCATTGCGGCTTATCCATCGTCGGGCGAGATTAATCGCAAGCTGGTTGATGCTAAAGCAGCGATTGCTCGTGTTTGTGCGGCTTATCAGAGCGATGCTTTAATTGTAGATACGACCGATGGCATTAGCATGGAGTACGCCGATTGGCGCTTTAATCTGCGCTCGAGCAATACCGAGCCAGTGGTGCGTTTAAATGTGGAGTCGCGTGCGGATATGGCTTTAATGCAAAAGCATACTGAGGCGATTTTGCAGTTATTAGATGCGTAA
- a CDS encoding mannose-1-phosphate guanylyltransferase/mannose-6-phosphate isomerase: MSITPVILCGGSGSRMWPLSRGGYPKQFLKLHGDQSLLQQTATRLQGMADVAAPLLISNQEHRFLVAEQLRAVGMSDSRVVLEPMGRNTAPAVAAAALIALEDNPDAMLLVLPSDHVIQFGDVFQALVAQAASVAATGKLVTFGITPTEPQTGYGYIRRGDSLSGDAYAVAAFVEKPNAERAAEFLASGDYYWNSGMFMFRADAYVAEMAAYQPVMLAAVQAAVTKGVRDLDFLRLDSDAFAACESDSIDYAVMEKTAHAAVIAAAGLGWSDIGSWSALRDVTPQDEAGNSVLGDVMLDRVSGSYIRSETRMIAAIGVQDLVIVETADAILVAHKDHVQDVKKIVERLNSAGRSESVTHRRVYRPWGSYEGIDAGSRFQVKRIVVNPGASLSLQMHYHRAEHWIVVKGTAKVVNGDQEILLSENQSTYIPLGTTHRLENPGKMPLELIEVQSGSYLGEDDIVRFEDVYGRTK; encoded by the coding sequence ATGTCAATTACTCCGGTGATTCTTTGTGGTGGTTCGGGTAGCCGTATGTGGCCGCTGTCTCGTGGTGGTTACCCTAAGCAATTTTTAAAATTGCATGGTGATCAAAGCTTGCTGCAGCAAACGGCAACACGCTTGCAGGGAATGGCAGATGTAGCCGCGCCTTTATTAATCAGCAATCAGGAGCATCGCTTTTTGGTGGCCGAGCAATTGCGTGCGGTGGGCATGAGCGATTCCCGCGTGGTTTTAGAGCCGATGGGTCGTAATACTGCACCGGCTGTGGCGGCTGCGGCTTTGATTGCGCTGGAAGACAACCCGGATGCCATGCTGCTGGTGCTGCCATCAGATCATGTGATTCAGTTTGGCGATGTGTTTCAAGCCTTGGTGGCACAGGCGGCAAGTGTTGCCGCAACAGGTAAGTTAGTTACCTTTGGGATTACGCCTACTGAGCCGCAAACGGGCTATGGCTATATTCGCCGTGGCGATAGCCTATCTGGCGATGCCTATGCAGTTGCTGCTTTTGTAGAAAAACCGAATGCTGAGCGTGCGGCAGAGTTTTTAGCTTCGGGTGATTATTACTGGAATAGCGGCATGTTTATGTTCCGCGCCGATGCGTATGTAGCGGAAATGGCGGCTTATCAGCCTGTGATGTTGGCTGCGGTGCAGGCTGCGGTTACTAAAGGCGTGCGTGATTTAGACTTCTTGCGCTTAGATAGCGATGCTTTTGCTGCATGTGAATCAGATTCGATTGATTATGCAGTGATGGAAAAAACCGCGCATGCGGCGGTGATTGCTGCGGCGGGCTTAGGCTGGAGTGATATTGGCTCTTGGTCAGCACTCCGTGATGTAACGCCACAAGATGAAGCGGGCAATAGCGTGCTGGGCGATGTGATGCTTGATCGCGTATCAGGCAGCTATATTCGCAGCGAAACCCGCATGATTGCGGCGATTGGCGTGCAGGATCTGGTGATTGTAGAGACGGCCGATGCGATTCTGGTGGCGCATAAAGATCATGTGCAGGATGTGAAAAAGATTGTTGAGCGTTTAAATAGTGCCGGCCGATCAGAATCGGTTACGCATCGCCGCGTGTATCGCCCTTGGGGTAGCTATGAAGGCATCGATGCCGGTTCGCGCTTCCAGGTGAAGCGGATTGTGGTTAATCCAGGCGCGTCGCTGAGCTTGCAAATGCATTACCACCGTGCCGAGCATTGGATTGTGGTGAAAGGTACAGCCAAGGTGGTGAATGGGGATCAAGAGATTCTCTTGTCAGAAAACCAATCGACTTATATCCCGCTTGGTACGACGCATCGCTTAGAAAACCCGGGCAAGATGCCGCTAGAGCTAATCGAAGTGCAATCGGGCTCCTACCTGGGTGAGGACGATATCGTGCGCTTTGAAGATGTGTATGGCCGAACCAAATAA
- a CDS encoding GDP-mannose mannosyl hydrolase, translated as MAEPNKALPFPAFLQVVERAPLISIDLIVQNSAGDVLLGWRTNQPACDHWFVPGGRVQKNETLDAAFLRLTKAELGVALARSSAQWLGVYEHFYDSNAGRVEGFGTHYVVLAYTLQLDESDMALPLGEQHSQYRWASRAEIVQDAAVHLHSRAYFE; from the coding sequence ATGGCCGAACCAAATAAGGCGCTGCCGTTTCCAGCGTTTTTACAGGTGGTTGAGCGCGCGCCTTTGATATCTATCGATTTGATTGTGCAAAACTCAGCAGGCGATGTCCTGCTGGGGTGGCGCACAAACCAGCCCGCCTGCGATCACTGGTTTGTGCCGGGCGGACGGGTGCAAAAAAATGAAACGCTGGATGCTGCTTTTTTACGCCTGACTAAAGCCGAATTAGGCGTGGCTTTGGCGCGCTCTTCGGCGCAGTGGCTGGGCGTTTACGAGCACTTTTATGATAGTAATGCCGGGCGTGTGGAAGGTTTTGGCACGCATTATGTGGTGCTTGCCTACACGCTACAGCTTGATGAATCCGATATGGCCCTGCCGCTGGGTGAGCAGCATTCCCAGTATCGCTGGGCTAGCAGGGCAGAAATCGTACAAGACGCTGCCGTACACCTTCATTCCCGAGCTTATTTCGAGTAA
- a CDS encoding UDP-glucose dehydrogenase family protein, giving the protein MKITVIGSGYVGLVTGTCLAEYGNDVLCLDVDANKIRILQEGGVPIFEPGLEEMIKRNVAAGRLRFTTDVKESVEHGTIQFIAVGTPPDEDGSADLKYVVAAARSIGRHMNGYKVIVDKSTVPVGTGDKVRAAITDELQQRNEQTSFAIVSNPEFLKEGAAIEDFMRPDRIVIGTDDDTAKDLMSSLYAPFVRNHDRILFMDVRSAEMTKYAANAMLATRISFMNELANLSEVMGADIELVRKGIGSDPRIGYHFLYPGVGYGGSCFPKDVQALQRTAEEHGISLKVLDAVEKANHAQKSVLVDKIVKRFGDNLKGKHFALWGLAFKPNTDDMRDAPSRVIIEYLLNQGATVAAHDPVAIHEAQRVMPDWKGLSYGDSPNAVLPDADALIIVTEWKAFRSPDFTDMNKQLKNPLIFDGRNLFDPKRMQKEGFEYYPIGRQQVSL; this is encoded by the coding sequence ATGAAAATTACCGTGATTGGTTCTGGCTACGTAGGTTTGGTTACTGGCACATGCTTGGCGGAGTATGGCAATGATGTGTTATGCCTAGATGTAGATGCAAATAAAATCCGTATTTTGCAGGAAGGTGGCGTGCCGATTTTTGAGCCCGGCCTTGAGGAAATGATTAAGCGTAATGTGGCTGCAGGTCGTTTACGCTTTACAACGGATGTTAAAGAATCGGTAGAGCATGGCACGATTCAGTTTATTGCAGTGGGCACACCGCCCGATGAAGATGGCTCGGCAGATTTGAAGTATGTGGTGGCTGCAGCACGCAGTATTGGCCGCCATATGAATGGCTATAAGGTGATTGTGGATAAGTCCACTGTGCCGGTGGGCACTGGGGATAAGGTTCGCGCGGCCATTACGGATGAGTTGCAGCAGCGCAACGAGCAAACGAGTTTTGCGATTGTTTCTAATCCGGAGTTCTTGAAAGAAGGCGCTGCGATTGAAGACTTTATGCGTCCGGATCGGATTGTGATTGGCACGGATGATGATACGGCCAAAGATTTGATGAGCTCTTTATACGCGCCGTTTGTGCGTAATCATGATCGTATTTTATTTATGGATGTGCGCTCTGCCGAAATGACGAAATATGCGGCTAATGCCATGCTGGCTACGCGTATTTCGTTTATGAATGAATTGGCTAATTTATCAGAGGTAATGGGCGCAGATATTGAGCTAGTGCGTAAAGGGATTGGCTCTGATCCACGTATCGGCTATCACTTTTTATACCCTGGTGTGGGGTATGGTGGCTCATGCTTTCCTAAAGATGTGCAAGCTTTGCAGCGCACGGCTGAAGAGCATGGCATTAGCTTAAAAGTGCTGGATGCCGTTGAAAAAGCAAATCATGCGCAGAAATCGGTGCTGGTGGATAAAATTGTTAAGCGCTTTGGTGATAATTTAAAAGGTAAGCATTTCGCTTTATGGGGTTTGGCATTTAAACCCAATACAGATGATATGCGCGATGCGCCAAGCCGTGTAATTATTGAGTATTTGCTGAATCAGGGGGCGACGGTGGCTGCGCATGATCCGGTTGCAATTCACGAAGCACAGCGGGTGATGCCAGATTGGAAAGGTTTAAGCTATGGCGATAGCCCAAATGCGGTATTGCCTGATGCAGATGCTTTGATTATTGTCACCGAATGGAAAGCATTCCGCAGTCCTGATTTTACGGATATGAATAAACAGCTTAAAAATCCATTGATTTTTGATGGTCGCAATTTATTTGATCCAAAGCGCATGCAAAAAGAGGGCTTTGAGTATTACCCAATTGGCCGTCAGCAAGTCAGTCTTTAA